A single genomic interval of Xyrauchen texanus isolate HMW12.3.18 chromosome 8, RBS_HiC_50CHRs, whole genome shotgun sequence harbors:
- the LOC127647500 gene encoding MIEF1 upstream open reading frame protein-like — translation MGGWSRSAVLQLYRALLRAGRHLQYTDRDYYCRAVTREFRRCQTLSAPAEREEALKRGQFFLSSGLGGLV, via the coding sequence ATGGGCGGCTGGTCCCGCAGTGCCGTGCTGCAGCTGTACAGAGCGCTGCTCCGTGCAGGGCGACACCTACAGTACACAGACCGTGACTACTACTGCCGGGCTGTGACTCGAGAGTTTCGCCGCTGTCAGACTCTCAGCGCCCCGGCAGAGAGGGAAGAAGCGTTGAAGAGAGGCCAGTTTTTCCTCAGCAGTGGTCTGGGGGGTTTGGTATAG